The Mangifera indica cultivar Alphonso chromosome 12, CATAS_Mindica_2.1, whole genome shotgun sequence DNA window ACTGCTAAAACGAGCAATGGGTTTTGTCATACAAAACCTTTGCTCCAATGATAGGCTCTCAGTTATCGCCTTCTCTTCCACAGCCCGCCGCCTCTTTCCCCTACGTCGTATGTCTGACACAGGACGGCAGCAAGCACTTCAGGCTGTTAATGCCTTGATtgcaaatggtggaaccaacatTGCTGAAGGTCTTAAAAAAGGTGCTAAAGTTATGGAAGACCGTAAGTATAAGAATCCTGTGGCAAGTATAATATTGTTGTCAGATGGGCAGGATACTTACACAGTTAACTCTTCTGGTGGCAACCAACCTCAACCCAATTATCAGTTGCTCCTTCCATGGTCAATAAATGGAGGTGATAACAGTGGATTCCAGATTCCAGTGCATGCTTTTGGCTTTGGTACAGATCACGATGCTTCATCAATGCATTCAATTTCAGAAACCTCTGGAGGGACCTTTTCTTTCATTGAGACTGAAGCCGTGATCCAGGATGCATTTGCACAATGCATCGGAGGGCTTTTGAGTGTTGTGGTGCAAGAGCTGCAAGTGGGAGTAGAATGCATTCACCCAAGTCTCTGTCTTGGCTCATTAAAAGCAGGAAGTTACCCAAGCCGTGTGACTGTTGATAGACACACTGGATTTATTGACATTGGAGATTTATATGCTGAAGAAGAGAGGGATTTTCTGGTATCAGTTAATGTTCCAGCAGAGTCATCCAGTAATGAGACTTCATTGCTAAAAGTGAGATGTATTTATAAGGATCCTTTGACGAAAAAAATGGTAACGCGAGAAAGTAATGATGTCAGGATTGAAAGACCTGAAATTGTAGGACAAGAAGAAGTATCAATTGAAGTGGACAGGCAACGTAACCGGCTCCACGCAGCAGAGGCAATGGCATTGGCTAGGAGTACAGCTGAGCAGGGAGATCTTGTTGGTGCAGCTTCCATCCTTGAAAATTGTCGACGGCTACTGTCAGAGACCATGTCAGCTAAATCGAACGATCGACTCTGTCTCTCATTGGATGCTGAGCTCAAAGAAATGCAAGAGAGGATGGCGAGCAGGCATGTGTATGAGTCATCTGGCAGAGCATATATTCTTTCAGGACTGAGCTCACATTCATGGCAGAGAGCGACGGCAAGAGGTGACTCCACCGACGGGTCAAGTCTTGTTCAGTCTTATCAAACCCCATCAATGGCTGAGATGCTCAATCGATCACAAGCTATGTTGCTGGGTAGTCCATCAACTCAAAGGCTAATTCAACCGTTATGGTCATTCGGATCTCAACCAAAACCAAGGTGATATTTGAAGTatacatttcaaatattttccaTCACcttttaaactatatttttcacAGTTTTGTTTGGGCAGGGAGATAGATATATTGGAGATATAAGAGGGGTTTTTTGGGCTATGGTTTTTGCTCATCTTTGTATGTGTAAATGAATAAGAACTGGGGAAAGGGCAAGCGAATATATTTGGGAGAAAAGAGAGGAACACTAGGTAGGCTTTACaacatatttttgtttgttttgtgttgCTGGGGTTGTGTACATTAGAGAAATGACTTCTCTTAGAAGAACTGGGCATAAGTTTGTAATTGTGGAAATGTTTTGGGTGAATCCTTCAcctaatatataattacttgtTCTCAATTCTTTATATAAAGTCTTGTTTTTGGAATTCTAGAGGTTTGATCGATGAGTCTTAAATCCAAACCTTTTCACACAGGGATTTCACATGCTTGTTACTCAAATTATCTATGGACTGAACATTATATCACATATCACACTGATGTATAGTGTTCAAAAGTTTGTACTGTAACCGCGTTATAGTGATCTAACAACCAAAAAAGTCACAAATCTACAGATGGGCAGGCCTGAAAAAGATGAAGCTTCTCAACTTTATTCTACAGGGCTTATGTGTAATCAAACTCTGGCGAGTCAACACCTCTGCAACAATTTCCTAGGCCGAGTATACAGCACAAAGCATCAGTCAGTGATCAGTATGACACATGGTATTgctcttttttattcttttaatccTTTAGGTTTATGGTACGAAAAAAAGCTCAATTCCAATGAAAGTCTCACCTTTCTCGGAATGGACATTAcctgtttcctttattttcagTTTAACCTCAGGACTTAAACAAAGTCTAAAGCAAACAAAAGAGAGTATCCAAAGATGAGTTAATCTGATATTTTTTTCCAAGGCCAAAAAGCTTATGCCCACCCGAGCTTTGTTGAATCCCTAAGTTGGTAtccaataattattaaaaattcaaactcccgtatgttaataattaaaattaataaaatcagttagttttaaaaataaatttgttatttaactaataatatattaaaaatactaaaacttCATCCACTTATCtttttgatttataaaactaataattttcttgtaaaattaaattttgacaaattacatttttcctttgCTAGATTTCCATTTCTACGGTACTCTCTCCCTTTGACAACCTTCTCCCCTTTCTCTGGCATCTTCGTCATCAATGAagacaatcaaacaaaattttcatcgCACAAATCTTCAATTGGTCAAAATCTTTGTCACACAAATCTTCGATCAAACAAAATCTTCATCGCACAAATCTTCGAACAAAATTTGTGCGCCGCTTAGATTGTTAGTCAATCATCCAAGAGAAAGAACATTGGCAAAGATGGGAGGTTAATTAGTCATTGAAAAGGAAAGAGGAAAAATGCAAATCctaatagagaaaataataaaaatttcaaaacccaaaccttaaaaaaattgttagtttttaaaatttaagaaaaaaataaaataaaatattaaattataaataacaattatattctttaaactatcaagttttgttaaatttaacatatgataaatcagtatttaaatttttgaaactttacaAGTACGAGTTGAGAGATGTgataaaccttggatgggaataaatctttAAGCCTTTTTCTAATGTTGAATGGTGAATGGTGTATCGGGAAAAGAAGAGACAGTCTGTAATTTCCTTTAAACAGTCTTTATccataaaaaagattaaagcTCCCCTCACATGTGAGAACTTCACCAAATTTGTATCAGCTTCCTCTACTTCATTCCATCACTGATGGATCCACCACGTCCCCCAGCAGCTTCACCATCACCTCCAGGTCCACCAGGCTTTGGGTATGATGGACCATTGCCATCATGGtatgatttctttcttttctccacAAGTCTTCAGAGCTGAAAAGGACATGATGGATTATTATCTTTTTTCGGGGTTTCCTAATATGGTTTCTCCTTAATTCCCAGCTTGTGGTTTTTCTGCTTCTGTGGTCTATTTACAGGCTGCTGTCCAGGTCTTTTCCCTCCGGCACCTCCACCTCCACTGTGAAGTCTCCTAGCATATAGCTTGCTTTCTTGTAGGGCattcaattttcttatcaaatgtACAGAAAATAACAGTGATGAATAAAATTTGTCTCCTTATGCCGCATTCCAGTTTAGTGTATGTTATGAACATTGGAATGCAATGAATTTTATAGCAAAACTACTCAACATGAATCAATCACTACAGCCATCAAGATATTCCAACAAAAATCATATGCATCTAATACATCAGCTGATGCTGGTCAGAGGTGCATTTCAAAAGTTGACTTGAAAAgagagggaaaagaaaaagataccgatattttcaaacaaaattgcATGAGATTGAGGCCCTCACATTTCTATGAAATGCTAAAGAGtcatatcattataaaa harbors:
- the LOC123230367 gene encoding E3 ubiquitin-protein ligase WAV3-like; the encoded protein is MGSKWRKAKLALGLKLCVFVPRTLDESPPPSSSVDDLSERLSNAALLSPSNWDACSRLPMTPTPSSHGLRLSRSGSKSSKQTCSICLTKMKQGGGQAIFTAECSHSFHFHCIASNVKHGNQICPVCRAKWKEIPMQGPGLDPLPGRAAINPIGWHQNDALMTVVRRIPPPRRDLSRRHIVPLFQAPEPRVFDDDESLGHQPVLPDQSSSSNTVADTSSVRAVEIKTYPEVSAAARSNSYDNFTVLINLKATANITTQNLSINQTSLPQLSQAPRAPVDLVTVLDISGSMAGTKLALLKRAMGFVIQNLCSNDRLSVIAFSSTARRLFPLRRMSDTGRQQALQAVNALIANGGTNIAEGLKKGAKVMEDRKYKNPVASIILLSDGQDTYTVNSSGGNQPQPNYQLLLPWSINGGDNSGFQIPVHAFGFGTDHDASSMHSISETSGGTFSFIETEAVIQDAFAQCIGGLLSVVVQELQVGVECIHPSLCLGSLKAGSYPSRVTVDRHTGFIDIGDLYAEEERDFLVSVNVPAESSSNETSLLKVRCIYKDPLTKKMVTRESNDVRIERPEIVGQEEVSIEVDRQRNRLHAAEAMALARSTAEQGDLVGAASILENCRRLLSETMSAKSNDRLCLSLDAELKEMQERMASRHVYESSGRAYILSGLSSHSWQRATARGDSTDGSSLVQSYQTPSMAEMLNRSQAMLLGSPSTQRLIQPLWSFGSQPKPR